A stretch of the Zeugodacus cucurbitae isolate PBARC_wt_2022May chromosome 6, idZeuCucr1.2, whole genome shotgun sequence genome encodes the following:
- the LOC105219798 gene encoding trypsin beta: protein MRTIWTLFICSLWLCHYASEATPAGASDVGPAAVLTASGAEGAVDLPNTNTNTNTNSDDGTDNDDSWFNYDGRIIGGLPTSIRNFPYQVSLQYKGQHICGGAIVRPNVIITAAHCVDQTMKVSSFKVRAGSSQHAYGGQLRAVQRILRHEGYSSATYNLDVALLQLERDLVYTQAVQPVVLASRNAVLSAQAKLFVSGWGLTSETGYVSAMLNYVDVQLIRQETCEQNYKYVVPITTEMFCAGYSAGGKDSCQGDSGGPLVSYYHGAATLYGIVSWGVGCAQKEYPGVYAKVAALRPWIDAQLVDIAKRSGKLY from the coding sequence ATGCGCACCATTTGGACGCTATTCATATGCAGCTTGTGGCTCTGTCACTACGCCAGCGAAGCTACACCAGCTGGAGCTTCGGATGTCGGGCCTGCTGCAGTCCTGACGGCTAGTGGAGCAGAAGGCGCTGTAGATCTGCCTaataccaacaccaacaccaacactaaCTCCGACGATGGCACTGACAACGACGATTCCTGGTTCAACTATGATGGCCGCATCATCGGCGGTCTGCCCACCTCCATACGCAACTTCCCCTACCAGGTGTCGCTGCAGTACAAAGGCCAGCATATTTGTGGCGGCGCCATAGTACGACCGAACGTTATCATCACCGCCGCACATTGCGTCGACCAAACGATGAAGGTGAGTTCGTTTAAGGTACGTGCCGGCTCCTCACAACACGCTTATGGTGGTCAATTGCGTGCCGTGCAGCGTATACTCCGTCATGAAGGTTACTCCTCAGCCACGTATAATCTGGATGTGGCGCTGTTGCAGCTCGAACGCGATCTCGTCTATACACAAGCGGTGCAACCGGTTGTATTGGCCTCGCGGAATGCTGTATTGTCCGCGCAAGCGAAACTCTTTGTTAGCGGTTGGGGTCTCACCAGCGAGACGGGTTACGTGTCGGCGATGTTGAATTACGTGGACGTACAATTGATACGACAGGAGACTTGCGAGCAGAATTATAAATATGTGGTGCCTATAACGACTGAAATGTTCTGCGCTGGCTATAGTGCGGGTGGTAAGGACTCGTGTCAGGGTGATTCGGGTGGTCCGCTGGTCAGTTACTATCATGGTGCAGCCACATTGTATGGCATTGTGTCGTGGGGTGTGGGCTGCGCACAAAAGGAATATCCGGGTGTTTACGCGAAGGTGGCGGCGTTGAGACCGTGGATTGATGCGCAGCTGGTGGACATTGCGAAACGTAGCGGAAAACTGTACTGA